The window GATGGTTTCGCCCTATCTTGACCCGCCCGCCATCGGCGAGGACGACGCGCTCTCGCCGCTGCCCTGGATGATCAACCTGCCTGCCATGGCAGCCGGTCATTTCGAGCGCGAGGGCAAGACGCTTGACGAGGCGACTATGGCCCCTGTCGAGCAGTACGTCCGTACCCAGTACGTGCAGGACTTTCTGGCCGGCCCGCGCGACAAGGAGGCGACAGACCGCCTTTCGGCCAAGGTGGCCGAACTGACGGGCCTCGATCCCACGTTTGTGCGCCGGATGAACGGACGCGTAGATATCGGCACGTATCTTCGCGAAATCCGCCGCGATCAGGGGCTGATCGGCTCGGTCTACGATTCGAACTACACTCAGTACGACCCCTTCCCCGCCAGCGCCGATGCGCAGTACGAAGACCCGCTGCTCACCACGCTGATCGCGCCGACGACGTCGGCCATGGTCGACTTCGTGACCCGGCAGGTCGGCTGGAAGATCGATGCACCATACGAGGCACTCTCGTTCGAGGTGAACCGCGAGTGGGACCGCGACAATTCGGACAGCCCGGTCTCGGACCTGCGCAAGGCGATCGCCATCGATCCGAAGATGACGGTGAACATCGTTCACGGCTGGGACGATCTGTCGTGCCCTTACATGACCTCGCGCCTGATCCTCGCGCAGATGCCCAGCTTCGGCGTAGCGGACCGGGTCAAGCTGCACATGTACCCCGGCGGCCACATGTTCTACGCCCGCGCCTCCAGCGGCGCGATGCTGCGCAAGGACATCATGGCCAGCTACCAGCAGCAGGCGCAGTAAGCGCTTTCCGACTGGCTGAAACGAGAAAGGGCAGGAAACCACTACGGTTTCCTGCCCTTTCGTTTGTCTGCGAAAGACTTCTCATACCAAGGCGCCGAGATGCTGACGCATCACGCCTTGGCAATGTTCAAGCGCCACACGGGCTTAACCAAAGCCCGATGAGACAAGCTCATCGAGCTTTGGTATCAGAGCTTGCCGAACTTCGCCTCGTAAGCGCCGGTGTCCCCGCCGGAGAGCAGCCTGGCCTGCTCCACCCAGCTGTCGCGACGCGGGCGACCGGCGAAGGCGCCCAGCTTCGTGTCGAGATCGTCGAGATCGGCATCGCTCCACGCGGCGATCTGCGCATAGCGTGTCACCCCGAGCCCGTGCAGCAGCGCGACCAGCTTGGGGCCGAGGCCCTTGATCCGGCGCAGGTCATCGCCCTCTGCGGTGGCCGCCGAATCCGGAGCGATGGGCGTTGAAGGCGTTAAAGGCGCGGCGTTCTTCTCCACCTCGCCATCGGGCACGACCGGCGGTTCTGCGGCGTCGATCTCGTCCTGCGCGGCGACCGCGATGATCTCGCCAATGCCCGCCATCGTCCCGGCCATCGCCGGAGGATCGACATGGACGGGCGCGTCGAACCGCGCGGCGGGCGGACTGTCTATCAGCGCCTGATTGCGCTGTGCGGGCGCTGCGCCCTCGTCGAGCACATCGGGGCGGTGGTGCCGCGCCTTGGGCTTGGTCGCGCGGCCGAACAGCCACCAGGCGATCAGCAGGCCGATCACCAGCGCGGCGGCGAATACCAGCCAGTTCGCCTGAATCATCTCCAGCACGTAGTTCTATCCCTTCCGGTTCCAGACGAGCCAACCGATGCCGAAGCCGACCGCATAAGTCAGCAGCACCGAGACTCCCATTTCAAGCCACATCGGCATCGACGGGCCCTTTCGTTTGCATAATCGGTTCGTTCAACAGATCCGCCATCATCCCGGCCCCGGCGTGTCGATCGGCGTCGGCTTCACCGGCGCGCTGGCGATCACCGAGAACTCGATGCGGCGGTTGGCGGGATCGAGCGGATCGAGCCCCGGCAAAGGTCTCGCCGCGCCCATGCCCGTCGCGCGCAGGCCATCGGCAGGAATGCCGCGCCCGATCAGCGACCAGCGCACCGCCTCGGCCCGCGCGCGGGACAGCTCTATGTTCGCCGCCTCGTTGCCGGTGGCATTGGTATGTCCCGTCACGGCGATGATGCTGCCAACGCACGGGTGAAGCGCCTTGGCCACCTCGTCGAGCGGGCGGTTGCTGGCGGGATCGAGATGCGCGCTGTTCTGCGAGAACCGGATCGAGCGGGTGCGCAGGATCGCCTCGACATCGTCCTGACAGTGGAGCGACTGCGGCGAGCCGTCAGGGTCGTTCGCCCAGCTGACGCCGCCGATCCCCGGCACATCGGCGATGCGCTCCGCCACCAGACGGCGCACATCGGGGCTGAGGCCCTTGCCACCCGAAAGCGTCGGGTGCCGGGTCAGCACGCCGTAGCGATCGCGAAACGAGATCGCGATGCCCTTGCCGCCCGCCTCGTCGCGCACCGCAGCGGCCTTTGCCGCAAGGCCCGCGACGAATACCGGCCCCTCCCAGCGCGTCGCCATCAAGGCCAGCGCGAGGCTGAGAGCGGCTCCGACAGCGACAAGGGCAAGGCGGCGGGCATTCATGCGAAAGAGCCTAGGCGAGCGCGACGCGGCTGTCAGCCTTCTCGTGACAAGATCGGCATAGGCTGAGAGCCCTGATTCGGGCCGACGCCGAGCGCCGTCGCCAGTTCGCCCGGCTCGCCTTCTTCGACCGGACGCTTGGCGAACAGCATGCGATCTTCCGGGCCGAACGCCTTCTTCCAGATCACCAGCAGGTAACTGCCCAGAATGGCCGGAATCCCGAAGGCCAGCTCCGCCCATTCGGGCAGGAAGCGCTTGGCCAGATAGCCGATCACGATCGCCGGAACCGCCGCCCAGACCAGCGGCCAGCGGAAGTTGCTGATCCGCTCGCCCAGAATGCCCGACAGCATCCGCGCCTTGACCAGCGAGGTCAGCCCCAGCGCCAGCATCAGCGCGATCGCGGCGGCAGCAGCCTGATAGAGCGGGTTGTACCCCAGATGCTGCATCAGACGGATGCCGCCATAGGTCAGCACCGCCTGCACCACGACCGTCCCGATGGAAACGTTCATGTTACGCACGCGCGCGAGGTAGATCAGCGCGCCCTCGCTTACCACCGCGGGCGAGGCGACCACTTCGGCGGCGAGCAGGAACGCCAGCGCTCCGGTGCCCCCCACGAACTCGCGCCCGACAAGCCCCATCACGCCTGCGCCCGGAATGCCCAGCGCCAGCGCGATGCCCGCCTGCGCGGCGGTGATCCAGAAGCCGACCTGACAGATCTGCCGCGCGATGGCCGCGTAGTCGCGCTCCTTCAGCTTGCGGGTGATCACCGGGCCGAGCACCGGCTCGAAGCTGGTCTTGAGCTTCTGCGGCAGGCTCGCGACCTGCTGCGCGGCGTAGTAGACACCCACGGCCGAGGGCGGCGCAAGGAAGCCCAGCAGCATCAGGTCGAGGCGGCGCGTGCCCCATTCGATCCCGTCCGCCAGCGCGATCGGCAGCGAGTTCCACGCGAGGCGCGCCATCGACACCGGGTGCGGACGCCAGCCGCGCGGCAAGCCGTAGATGCGCAGGAACGGCACGAAAGCCGTCACCGCCGCTGCGAAAATCGAAGCGGTATAGGCGATCGACAGGCCGCTGGCAGGGGCGATGAAGATCATCGCGCCTGCGACGATCGAGATCGTCCACGGCTCCACCAGCGAGCGCGCCCAGACGGTAGGCGCCACCTGCAGGCGATAGGCGGCGGCGGCCAGCCAGATCTCGGTCAGCGTCAGCGGCGGGATCGCCAGCACGATCAGCCGGTCGGCCTCGGTATAGTCCCCGCCCGGAAACATCGGCGCGGGCACGAGATAGAGGAATATCGCCACCGCCGTGCTCGACAGCAACGCCAGCCACGCGCCATCCATCACCACGTTGGCGGGATGCACCTTGCCCTCGGTATCGGACAGACGCTGCGCAAGGCCCCGCTTTTCGCCCATCGTGCACAGCATCGAGGCGAGTTCCATCACCACCAGCGACGAGGCGAAACGGCCCAGCGCGTCGGGTCCGTAGACGGCAGCGCGACCGGCGATGAACAGGAACGGGATGCGCGCGATCAGGCGCAGGAAGAAGCCCACGAAATTGGTGCGGCCACCCTTGGCGAGCGCCGCGATATCGTCGCCATCACGCTGTTCGCGACTTTGGGCGTCGCGAGCCGGAATATCGTTCAAGCGAGGTGCTCCCGCTCGGCGCGCAGGGGCCGGGCCAGCAGGCCGGAGACGACCTCGCGCGCCGGAGCCTCGCCCTGAAGCAGGCGGTTGACCGCCGTGACGATCGGCATGTCGATCCCTTCGGCCTCGGCGATCCCGGCCAGCACCGGGGCGGTCGCCGCGCCTTCGGCAACGCTCGACTTGCCTGCCAGCGCCTCGGCCGCGCTCGCGCCCTGCCCCAGTGCAAGGCCGAGCGAGAAGTTGCGGCTGGAGGTGGACGAGCAGGTCAGCACCAGATCGCCAAGGCCGCACAGCCCCGAAAGCGTCTCGGCCTGTGCGCCGCGCGCAAGGCCGAAGCGCAGCATCTCGGCATAGCCGCGCGCGATCAGGGCGGCGCGGGCATTCTGGCCAAGTGCCAGCCCCTCGACCACGCCGCAGGCGATGGCGAGCACGTTCTTGACCGCCCCGCCGATCTCGGCGCCGGTCACATCATCGGAGAAATAGGGTCGGAAGGCGGCGCGCGCGACTTGCGGCGCCAGTCGGTGCCACTGCTCCTCACCGCCCGAACAGGCCAGCGTCACCGCCGTCGGCAGGCCTCCTGCCACTTCATGTGCGAAGGTCGGCCCGGACAGCACGGCGATGCGCGCCTGCGGCAGCGCCTGCGCGGCCACATCCGCCATCAGCCGCCCGCTGCCCGCCTCGATCCCCTTGGCGCAGAGCACCAGATCGCGCGGCGTATCGGCCATTTGCGCCAGCACGCCGCCGAGGAACTGCGACGGCACGACCGCCAGCAGCGTGTCGAGCGCGGACATCTCCTCCAGCGAACTGGTCGCGGTGATGGCGTCCGACAGCACGGCACCGGGCAGATATACCGGGTTACGGTGGTCGGCGTTGATCGCCTCGGCCAGGTCCTGCTCGCGCGCCCAGAGGCGGACGGGCGTGCCGTCACTTGCCAGCACTTGCGCCAGCGCGGTGCCCCAGGCCCCCGCGCCCAGCACGCCGATGGTCGCGGCGCCCGTCATGCCTTCACCCCCGCACCGCGCACCGGCGCCGCATCAGGGTCCAGCGGCCAGCGCGGCCTTGCGGCGACGTCCAGCGGATCGGACTGGCCCAGCGCGAGGCGCTCGACACCTGCCCAGGCGATCATCGCGGCATTGTCGGTACACAGCGAGAGCGGCGGCGCCACGAAGGCGAGGTCGCGCGAGGCCGCAAGCGCCTCCAGCGCCCCGCGCACGGATTTGTTCGCGGCGACACCGCCCGCCACGACCAGCCCGTTGAGCGCGATACCCTCGGCCAGCACGCTGTCGAGCGCGCGGCGGGTCCGGTCGATCAGGCAGTCGATCGCGGCCTTCTGAAACGCGGCGGCGATATCGGCATCGGCATGTTCGCCCGACTGGCGCGCGCGCAGGACCGCGCTTTTCAGCCCCGCGAACGAGAAATGCGGTTCGGACGAGCCATAGAGCGGGCGCGGCAGCGGCACCGCCTTGGGATCGCCCTCGGCGGCAAGACGCTCCAGCGCCGGGCCGCCCGGATAGCCGAGGCCCAGCACCTTGGCGGACTTGTCGAACGCCTCGCCCAGCGCATCGTCGATGGTGGTGGCAAGGCGGCGGAACTTGCCGACACCCTCGACCAACAGGATCTGGCAGTGCCCACCCGAGACCAGCAGCAGGAGATAGGGATAGGCCAGCGTCTCGTCCGCAAGGCGCGGCGAAAGAGCGTGCCCTTCCAGATGGTTGATCGCGATCAGCGGCTTGCCGCTGGCCATCGCCAGTGCCTTGCCGGTGACAAGGCCCACCATCACCCCGCCGATCAGGCCGGGGCCTGCGGTGGCGGCGATGGCATCCACCTCGTCCAGCGTCATGCCCGCATCGGCCAACACCGCCTCGACCAGCGGCGCAAGGCGCTCGGCATGGGCGCGCGCGGCGATTTCGGGCACCACCCCGCCGAACGGGCGATGCGCCTCGTCCTGCGACGCGATACGCTGGGCAAGGATCACCCGGCCATCGGTCACGATCGCGGCGGCCGTCTCGTCGCACGAGCTTTCGAGGCCAAGAACTGTCTTCATCGCGCGATCCAACTTACGAACGAGCCTTCCACTCCAACACATTGACGGCTAGCACAAGTCGCCGATGACACTGCAATCCCACACCTACCGTCTCGGCACCCGCCGCTCCCCGCTGGCCCTTGCGCAGGCCGAAGAAGCGCGCGAGCGCCTGGCCCGTGCTCATGGAATCGATCCCGCGCATATAGAGATCGTGGCGGTTACCGCCAGCGGCGATCGCATCCAGGACCGCGCTCTGGCCGAAATCGGCGGAAAAGCGCTGTGGACGAAAGAGCTGGATGCCCAGCTGGCGAGCGGCGAAATCGACTTTGCGGTCCATTCGGGCAAGGATGTCGAGACGATCCGCCCCGAGGCCTTCGCTATCGGTGCCGTGCTCGAACGCGCCGATGTGCGCGACGTGCTGGTCGGCGCCGAGAGCATCCGCGCGCTGCCGCAAGGCGCGGTCGTCGGCACCAGCGCCCCGCGCCGCGCCGCGCAGCTGCTCCACGCCCGGCCTGACTGCAAGGTCGTGACATTTCGCGGCAATGTCGCGACGCGCCTCGCCAAGCTGGCCGCCGGAGAGGCCGACGCGACCTTCCTTGCCGCCGCCGGCCTGATCCGGCTGGGCGAAACCGGCACCGGCCATGCGCTCGCTGCAGACGAATGGCTCCCCGCGCCCGCGCAGGCTGCGATCCTGATCGAATGCCGCGCCGAGGATGCGCGCACCCGCGATTTCCTGCGCCTGATCGACCACGCGCCCAGCCGCGCGCAGGTGATGGCCGAGCGCGCGCTGCTCACCGGCCTTGGCGGCTCGTGCCACAGCCCGATCGCGGTACTCTGCGAGGCGGACGGCAGCGATCTGGTCATGCGCGCCGCGCTGTTCAGCCCCGATGGTGCCGAGCGCGTGGACGGCGAGGCCCGCTTTGCCCCCGGCGACCTCGACGCACCGATGCGCTTGGCCGCCGAGCTGCTTGGCCGCGCCGCGCCCGCGATTACCGCGCATTTCTCGGGCCTTGGCTGACAGGCCGTGACGTCGCGCGTCCTGATCCTGCGGCCCGAGCCCGGCGCCACGGCGACACTGGCACGGGCGCAGACGCTGGGACTCGACGCGCTCGCCCGCCCGCTGTTCGCGGTGCGCGAGCTGGACTGGACGCCGCCCGATCCGGCAACGTGGGACGCGCTGCTGCTTGGCAGTGCCAATGCGCTGCGCCATGCAGGAGCACTGCCGCAGAGCTGGCGGGGCCGCCCGGCCTATGTCGTGGGCGAGGCGACAGCCGAGGCGGCGCGCGCGGCAGGGCTCGCCATCGCGGGTATCGGCAGCGGCGGACTTCAGGGCGTGCTGGGCGATGTGGCGCCCAACCATACCCGCCTGCTACGCCTTGCCGGGCGTGAGCGGGTCGTACTGGACGTACCTGCCGCGATCCGGATCGAGACCTGCGAGGTCTACGCCGCCGAGCCGCTCCCTCCGCCTGCCGACCTCGCAGAAATCCTTGCCCGTCCGCTTGTCGTGCTGCTCCATTCGGGTGAAGCCGCAGCGCGATTCTGCGAGGTCTGCGATGCCCTTTCGGTGGACCGCGCGCGCCTCTCGCTCGCGCTGATCGGCCCCCGCCTGCGCCAACGCCTGCGCCCACACCTCGGAACCGGCTGGGCAAGGCTCGAATCCGCTTGCGAGCCGAGCGATGCAGCACTGCTGGCGTTGGCGGTTCGGATGTGCCAAGACATCGCCTCCGGCTCGCATTTCCAGACACAAAAAAGGCCCTGATGCCCGACGATTCCGCCGTTCACACTCCGCCGCCCCCCGCCCGCCGCGCTCCGGCATGGGTTTGGTCGTGGCCGCGCTGGTCGGGATCGTGCTGGGCGGCCTGCTGGTCGGCCTCGCCATGTCGCACGGCCTGTTCAACCGTTTCCTGCCCACAGGAGACGCGACCGAGAGCCCGACGGAAACGGTGCAGAACGATACCGAGGCGCCGCTGGCGACCACGGACTACGGCACGGCACCCGCCGATGACAGTGCAGCCCTCCACCCGCTGACCGATCCGCAGCAGATGGCGCAAATCGGCACGATCGAGGGGCGCCTGGCGCTGATCGAGGATCGCATCTCGCGGATCGACAGCCAGTCGAACGCGGCCTCGGGCAATGCGGCGCGGGCCGAGGGCCTGCTGATCGCGTTCGCCGCGCGCCGCATGATCGATCAGGGCCAGCCGCTCAACTATGTCACCGACCAGCTGCGCCTGCGCTTTGCCGACGCCCAGCCCAATTCGGTGCAGACGATCATCAACTTCTCGAAAAGCCCGGTCACGCTCGACCAGTTGAGCGCGCGCCTCGAAGCGCTGCGCCCGCAGCTTTCGGGTACTTCGCCCGACGACAACCTGTGGACGCGCTTCCGGCGCGAGGTGAACGGCCTGTTCGTGATCCGCCGCGACGACAGCACGCTGGTCGCGCCCGACGCCCGGCTGGAGCGCGCGCGGCTGATGCTGATCTCGCACCGCGTGAAGGACGCCATCGATGAAGTGCAGCGCCTGCCGGGCGCCGAGGCCGCGCAGGTCTGGGTCCGCGACGCCCGGCGCTATGCCGCCGTCCAGCGCGCGCTCGACCTGCTGGAAACGACCGCGATGCTCGAACCCAACCGCCTGCACGATTCCGAAGGCCGACAGGTCGACCAGCCGAGCCCGCTGGCCCCCGCCGCAACGCCGCCGCAGGCCACGGCTCCGGCAGCGCCCGCGAACGACGATCTCGGCGATGCAGGCGAGCCTGACGTGGATCAGGCCGCGAACTGAACGACGGATCGCGCTTTTACGATCCTATTCCGGCGGGCGGATCAGATTTGCGATCGCGCCGTCTCCCGCGCTCGAAGAGAATGTCAGCGTCGGGCGCCCCGGCATCACAACGTCAACTCTCTCGAACCCGAAACCTCTTGGCGGTGGGCCGGGATCGGATGACGGAGCGGCGGGAGCGGGCGGCGGACAGGAATGGGCAAGGGCAGCATCCAGCGCCTGACCATCGGCGGGATCGAGTATCCACTCCATCCGCTCAAGCGGCGTGTACGGGGCGTCCTGCACCCAGATCTGGCTGTGACCGACGCCAGTGCCGTGCCATATTCCGTCCGCGCCGCGTACCACGACGATGCTGTACTCGCGGGTCGCAAGATGCCCGCCCTTGCCATAGAGCAGGACCATCGTGCCGGACTGCGGCATAGGCTCGCCCAAGGCTGCACGCAGCGCCGCATGCTCGGCCATCGCCGATCCATCGCTATCCGCCACCGGCAGGCACGCGGCAGCTCCTTGCCCCTGCTCTGCCGACGCACCATGCGCAGACGTCGTGCCAACAAGGGCTACGCCCGCGACAAATGGCGAAAGTGCAAGCTGCCATGATCTCATCATGCCGGCAGGATGCGCCTTGTCGATGCGGCCTGCAAGACGCAGGCTTTCCGCCCCTCAGTCCTGCAGCAGTGCCGGGAGCTTGCCCGACATGCCGCGCGCCTCGTCCATGAAGAAGGTCTTGAGCAGCGGCAGGCGCTGGACCGCGCCCATGCCGAGGCGACGCACCGCGCTGGCGGTCTTGCCGGGGATGCCGAACAGGCGGGTGAGGCCATCGGTGGCGGCCATGGCCGAGACCGAATCGAGCGCGCGCCACTTCTCGTAGCGGGCGAGCAGTTGCGCATCGCCGGGTTCGAGGCCCAGACGCATGCCCTCGGTCAGCACTTCCACCAACGCGCCCACATCGCGCAGGCCCAGATTGAGGCCTTGTCCTGCAATCGGGTGCATGCCGTGCGCGGCATCGCCGATCACCGCAAGGCGGTCCTCCACCACGTTCACCGCATGGTGGAAGCGCAAGGGATAGCTCATGCGCGGGGCGGCCAGCGAAATCTCGCCGTAGATGCCGTGCATGTTCTCGGCCACTTCATTGAGGAACATCGCATCGGTCATCGCAATGGCGCCCGCTGCGTCCTTTTCGGCGACGGTCCAGACCAGCGCGCTGCGGTGGCGGCCCTGTTCATCGTCGAGCAGCGGCAGCAGCGCGAAGGGGCCTGCGGGATAGAAGATTTCCCAGGCCACGCCCTCGTGCGGCTTTTCGTGATAGAGCGCCGTCACCATCGCGCGGTGGTGGTAATCCCACTTCGCCATCGAGAATCCGGCCTCGTCGCGGGTGGGCGACTGGCGGCCTTCGGCAGCGATCAGCAGCGAGCCCTTCAGCACGCGTCCGTCGGTCAGCTCCACCTCGACGCCATGCGGACCACGGTCGCGACGCACCGCTTCGGTCTTCACGTGCCAGGCGATGGCCGGTTCCTCGTGCGCGGCCTCGAACAGCGCGATGCGCAAGTCGCGGTTGGCGAACATGCGGCCCAGAGTACCCTCGCCCGGTTCGGGCCGGAAATCGATGCGGCCCGGCTTCATCGCGTCGGTGACGGCAATCGCCTCGATCGCGCAGCCCAGCGGCGCCAGCTTCTGGGCAAGACCGATATTGGCGAACAGGTTCCAGCTGGCGGTCGAGATCGCCGAAGCGCGCCCGTCCGCGCCTTCCGCGACCAGA of the Novosphingobium sp. 9 genome contains:
- a CDS encoding lipopolysaccharide biosynthesis protein — encoded protein: MNDIPARDAQSREQRDGDDIAALAKGGRTNFVGFFLRLIARIPFLFIAGRAAVYGPDALGRFASSLVVMELASMLCTMGEKRGLAQRLSDTEGKVHPANVVMDGAWLALLSSTAVAIFLYLVPAPMFPGGDYTEADRLIVLAIPPLTLTEIWLAAAAYRLQVAPTVWARSLVEPWTISIVAGAMIFIAPASGLSIAYTASIFAAAVTAFVPFLRIYGLPRGWRPHPVSMARLAWNSLPIALADGIEWGTRRLDLMLLGFLAPPSAVGVYYAAQQVASLPQKLKTSFEPVLGPVITRKLKERDYAAIARQICQVGFWITAAQAGIALALGIPGAGVMGLVGREFVGGTGALAFLLAAEVVASPAVVSEGALIYLARVRNMNVSIGTVVVQAVLTYGGIRLMQHLGYNPLYQAAAAAIALMLALGLTSLVKARMLSGILGERISNFRWPLVWAAVPAIVIGYLAKRFLPEWAELAFGIPAILGSYLLVIWKKAFGPEDRMLFAKRPVEEGEPGELATALGVGPNQGSQPMPILSREG
- a CDS encoding S10 family peptidase gives rise to the protein MGYAAVLLASLSGVAIAADKPAPSPTKAEDQKAAGDETNLAPLPADKSIKQTAVIGGKSVNYTATVGTIPVKGKDGKLIGEVVFTAYTMTGVHRPVTFAFNGGPGAASVYLNLGAIGPKTVRFGAEGDSPSDPAVLHDNANSWLDFTDLVFIDPIGTGFSRTREDDDKTKKDFFSSDADIHYLSRVVYDWLVKNERLTDRKYLVGESYGGYRVPRLAYYLQTKMGVGISGITMVSPYLDPPAIGEDDALSPLPWMINLPAMAAGHFEREGKTLDEATMAPVEQYVRTQYVQDFLAGPRDKEATDRLSAKVAELTGLDPTFVRRMNGRVDIGTYLREIRRDQGLIGSVYDSNYTQYDPFPASADAQYEDPLLTTLIAPTTSAMVDFVTRQVGWKIDAPYEALSFEVNREWDRDNSDSPVSDLRKAIAIDPKMTVNIVHGWDDLSCPYMTSRLILAQMPSFGVADRVKLHMYPGGHMFYARASSGAMLRKDIMASYQQQAQ
- a CDS encoding NAD(P)H-dependent glycerol-3-phosphate dehydrogenase; this encodes MTGAATIGVLGAGAWGTALAQVLASDGTPVRLWAREQDLAEAINADHRNPVYLPGAVLSDAITATSSLEEMSALDTLLAVVPSQFLGGVLAQMADTPRDLVLCAKGIEAGSGRLMADVAAQALPQARIAVLSGPTFAHEVAGGLPTAVTLACSGGEEQWHRLAPQVARAAFRPYFSDDVTGAEIGGAVKNVLAIACGVVEGLALGQNARAALIARGYAEMLRFGLARGAQAETLSGLCGLGDLVLTCSSTSSRNFSLGLALGQGASAAEALAGKSSVAEGAATAPVLAGIAEAEGIDMPIVTAVNRLLQGEAPAREVVSGLLARPLRAEREHLA
- a CDS encoding FAD-dependent monooxygenase, whose amino-acid sequence is MSDSITTDIAASERRDLIILGGGLVGMTLALAAAKAGITSHVIDRADPADLVAEGADGRASAISTASWNLFANIGLAQKLAPLGCAIEAIAVTDAMKPGRIDFRPEPGEGTLGRMFANRDLRIALFEAAHEEPAIAWHVKTEAVRRDRGPHGVEVELTDGRVLKGSLLIAAEGRQSPTRDEAGFSMAKWDYHHRAMVTALYHEKPHEGVAWEIFYPAGPFALLPLLDDEQGRHRSALVWTVAEKDAAGAIAMTDAMFLNEVAENMHGIYGEISLAAPRMSYPLRFHHAVNVVEDRLAVIGDAAHGMHPIAGQGLNLGLRDVGALVEVLTEGMRLGLEPGDAQLLARYEKWRALDSVSAMAATDGLTRLFGIPGKTASAVRRLGMGAVQRLPLLKTFFMDEARGMSGKLPALLQD
- a CDS encoding MICOS complex subunit MIC60, which translates into the protein MGLVVAALVGIVLGGLLVGLAMSHGLFNRFLPTGDATESPTETVQNDTEAPLATTDYGTAPADDSAALHPLTDPQQMAQIGTIEGRLALIEDRISRIDSQSNAASGNAARAEGLLIAFAARRMIDQGQPLNYVTDQLRLRFADAQPNSVQTIINFSKSPVTLDQLSARLEALRPQLSGTSPDDNLWTRFRREVNGLFVIRRDDSTLVAPDARLERARLMLISHRVKDAIDEVQRLPGAEAAQVWVRDARRYAAVQRALDLLETTAMLEPNRLHDSEGRQVDQPSPLAPAATPPQATAPAAPANDDLGDAGEPDVDQAAN
- a CDS encoding OmpA family protein encodes the protein MNARRLALVAVGAALSLALALMATRWEGPVFVAGLAAKAAAVRDEAGGKGIAISFRDRYGVLTRHPTLSGGKGLSPDVRRLVAERIADVPGIGGVSWANDPDGSPQSLHCQDDVEAILRTRSIRFSQNSAHLDPASNRPLDEVAKALHPCVGSIIAVTGHTNATGNEAANIELSRARAEAVRWSLIGRGIPADGLRATGMGAARPLPGLDPLDPANRRIEFSVIASAPVKPTPIDTPGPG
- the tsaD gene encoding tRNA (adenosine(37)-N6)-threonylcarbamoyltransferase complex transferase subunit TsaD gives rise to the protein MKTVLGLESSCDETAAAIVTDGRVILAQRIASQDEAHRPFGGVVPEIAARAHAERLAPLVEAVLADAGMTLDEVDAIAATAGPGLIGGVMVGLVTGKALAMASGKPLIAINHLEGHALSPRLADETLAYPYLLLLVSGGHCQILLVEGVGKFRRLATTIDDALGEAFDKSAKVLGLGYPGGPALERLAAEGDPKAVPLPRPLYGSSEPHFSFAGLKSAVLRARQSGEHADADIAAAFQKAAIDCLIDRTRRALDSVLAEGIALNGLVVAGGVAANKSVRGALEALAASRDLAFVAPPLSLCTDNAAMIAWAGVERLALGQSDPLDVAARPRWPLDPDAAPVRGAGVKA
- the hemC gene encoding hydroxymethylbilane synthase, which gives rise to MTLQSHTYRLGTRRSPLALAQAEEARERLARAHGIDPAHIEIVAVTASGDRIQDRALAEIGGKALWTKELDAQLASGEIDFAVHSGKDVETIRPEAFAIGAVLERADVRDVLVGAESIRALPQGAVVGTSAPRRAAQLLHARPDCKVVTFRGNVATRLAKLAAGEADATFLAAAGLIRLGETGTGHALAADEWLPAPAQAAILIECRAEDARTRDFLRLIDHAPSRAQVMAERALLTGLGGSCHSPIAVLCEADGSDLVMRAALFSPDGAERVDGEARFAPGDLDAPMRLAAELLGRAAPAITAHFSGLG
- a CDS encoding uroporphyrinogen-III synthase, yielding MTSRVLILRPEPGATATLARAQTLGLDALARPLFAVRELDWTPPDPATWDALLLGSANALRHAGALPQSWRGRPAYVVGEATAEAARAAGLAIAGIGSGGLQGVLGDVAPNHTRLLRLAGRERVVLDVPAAIRIETCEVYAAEPLPPPADLAEILARPLVVLLHSGEAAARFCEVCDALSVDRARLSLALIGPRLRQRLRPHLGTGWARLESACEPSDAALLALAVRMCQDIASGSHFQTQKRP